A window of Mucilaginibacter sp. PAMC 26640 contains these coding sequences:
- a CDS encoding dihydrolipoyl dehydrogenase (Catalyzes the oxidation of dihydrolipoamide to lipoamide): MQYDVIVIGSGPGGYVAAIRCAQLGMKTAIIEKYPTLGGTCLNVGCIPSKALLDSSEHYHNAAHTFTTHGITLDNLGIDFGQMIKRKQEVVDANTSGITYLMKKNKIDVHIGVGSFKDKNTIIVTTAEGTATELTSEKVIIATGSKPSGLPFLKMDKQRIITSTEALKLSEIPKHLILIGGGVIGLELGSVYARLGSKVSVVEFMDGIIPTMDKGLGRELQKVLKKLGMDFYLGHKVAGATVAGDEVTVTADTPKGEKLELKGDYCMVAVGRVAYTDGLGLDKIGITVEERGRKIPVDEHLETSVKGVYAIGDVVKGAMLAHKAEDEGTFVAELIAGQKPHINYNLIPGVVYTWPEVAAVGFTEEQLKEQGVAYKVGSFPFKASGRARASGDLDGFIKVLADKTTDEILGVHMIGPRVADIIAEAVIAMEFRASAEDVTRASHAHPTYTEAMREACLAATENRPIHI, translated from the coding sequence ATGCAATATGATGTCATCGTTATAGGTTCTGGTCCTGGTGGGTACGTTGCCGCAATCCGTTGCGCGCAATTAGGTATGAAAACCGCCATTATTGAAAAATATCCTACGCTAGGCGGTACCTGCCTTAATGTGGGCTGTATTCCATCCAAGGCGCTGCTGGATTCATCTGAGCACTACCATAACGCTGCCCACACTTTTACTACCCACGGTATTACACTAGACAATCTGGGGATAGATTTTGGGCAGATGATCAAACGCAAACAGGAAGTTGTGGATGCCAATACCAGTGGCATCACTTACCTGATGAAGAAAAATAAGATTGACGTACACATAGGCGTGGGTTCTTTTAAAGATAAAAATACCATTATTGTTACTACTGCCGAAGGCACAGCCACCGAACTGACTTCCGAAAAGGTAATCATTGCAACCGGTTCAAAACCATCCGGCCTGCCGTTTTTAAAGATGGATAAGCAACGCATCATTACGTCTACCGAGGCTTTGAAGTTGAGTGAAATACCCAAACACCTGATCCTGATCGGCGGTGGTGTGATCGGGTTGGAACTGGGTTCGGTTTACGCCCGTTTGGGTTCCAAAGTATCGGTAGTAGAGTTTATGGATGGTATTATCCCAACCATGGATAAGGGCCTTGGTCGCGAGTTGCAAAAGGTGCTGAAGAAATTGGGTATGGATTTTTACCTGGGCCACAAAGTAGCCGGTGCTACTGTAGCCGGCGATGAGGTAACTGTGACTGCGGATACCCCTAAAGGAGAGAAATTAGAATTAAAAGGCGATTACTGTATGGTAGCCGTTGGACGAGTAGCTTATACCGATGGCCTGGGCCTGGATAAAATTGGCATTACCGTTGAAGAACGCGGCCGTAAGATACCGGTGGATGAGCATTTGGAAACCAGCGTTAAAGGCGTTTATGCTATTGGCGATGTAGTTAAAGGTGCAATGCTGGCCCACAAGGCAGAAGATGAAGGTACCTTTGTTGCTGAATTGATAGCGGGCCAGAAACCACACATTAATTATAACCTGATACCGGGCGTTGTTTACACCTGGCCTGAAGTTGCAGCTGTTGGTTTCACCGAGGAGCAGTTGAAAGAGCAGGGCGTGGCTTATAAGGTAGGGTCGTTCCCTTTCAAGGCAAGTGGGCGGGCGCGTGCCAGCGGTGATCTGGATGGCTTTATTAAAGTGTTAGCTGATAAAACTACCGACGAGATACTGGGTGTACACATGATAGGCCCGCGTGTTGCAGATATCATAGCCGAAGCAGTCATAGCAATGGAATTCCGTGCAAGTGCAGAGGATGTAACCCGGGCGAGCCACGCACACCCTACTTATACCGAGGCCATGCGCGAAGCTTGTTTAGCAGCTACGGAGAACAGACCCATACATATTTAA
- a CDS encoding thiol reductase thioredoxin, whose amino-acid sequence MALEITDANFEELVLKSDKPVLVDFWAEWCGPCRMVGPVVEELAKEYDGKAVVGKVNVDLNSGISIKYGIRNIPALLFFKNGEIVDKQIGAVPKSVLADKLAKQLA is encoded by the coding sequence ATGGCTTTAGAAATAACTGATGCAAACTTCGAAGAACTTGTTCTTAAATCGGATAAACCGGTACTTGTAGATTTTTGGGCAGAGTGGTGCGGTCCGTGTAGAATGGTTGGCCCGGTAGTGGAAGAGCTTGCTAAAGAATACGATGGCAAAGCCGTTGTAGGCAAAGTAAATGTCGACCTTAACTCGGGGATTTCTATTAAATATGGTATCCGTAATATCCCGGCCTTATTATTCTTTAAGAACGGCGAGATTGTAGACAAACAAATCGGTGCTGTACCAAAATCAGTATTAGCTGATAAACTGGCTAAACAATTAGCATAA
- a CDS encoding peptidase M1, whose protein sequence is MAVFAIISSAAYAQLGTHKETFTRADTLRGSLTTPLRTCYDINYYHLDIKFDIAQKYISGNVLFKFTAVADFTKLQFDLWNNLKIEKVVYKGKELIYTREFNAVFLTFPKTIAKGSKDEFTVYYAGNPTIAKRAPWDGGVQYATDSLGKPFVATACQGMGASVWWPTKDVQDDEVDSAMVSISVPDGLKDVSNGHLRKVTKLKDGYTRFDWFVANPINNYDLEANIGNYAHYTGTYQGEKGKLEMDFWPLSYNLDKAKKQWGLDAPRMLKAFEHWFGPYPFYEDGYKLIETPHLGMEHQSGTAYGNHYRNGYLGRDLSGTGWGLKWDFIVVHESGHEWFGNNITSKDLADMWIHESFTNYSESLFIETYYGKQAGQDYVHGTRMNIQNDAPILGAYGVNKEGSGDMYYKGGNLLNQVRTIINDDEKWRSILRGLNKTFYHKTVTYQDIVGYINQQSGIDLNTVFDQYLKHPHVPTLNFITINGKLMCRWIADVPGFSMPVKVRVKGGEYKFINPKGRFTPVELDGATKDNIEVDNFNYYIATMID, encoded by the coding sequence ATGGCGGTTTTCGCTATAATATCCTCAGCCGCTTATGCCCAACTCGGCACACACAAAGAAACTTTTACCCGTGCCGATACCCTGCGCGGATCGCTGACCACGCCGCTGCGTACCTGCTACGATATCAACTATTATCATTTGGATATTAAGTTTGATATTGCTCAAAAATATATAAGCGGTAATGTGCTATTTAAGTTTACGGCGGTAGCGGATTTTACCAAGTTACAGTTTGATCTTTGGAACAACCTGAAAATTGAAAAAGTAGTTTACAAAGGCAAAGAACTTATTTATACCCGCGAGTTTAACGCGGTATTCCTCACCTTCCCGAAAACCATTGCCAAAGGCAGTAAGGATGAGTTTACCGTGTATTATGCCGGTAACCCTACCATAGCCAAGCGTGCCCCATGGGATGGCGGCGTGCAGTACGCAACCGACTCGCTTGGCAAACCCTTTGTAGCTACGGCCTGCCAGGGCATGGGTGCCAGCGTTTGGTGGCCAACCAAAGATGTACAGGATGATGAGGTAGACAGCGCCATGGTGAGTATCAGCGTGCCGGATGGTTTAAAAGATGTATCAAACGGCCACCTGCGTAAAGTCACTAAATTGAAGGATGGCTATACCCGCTTCGATTGGTTTGTGGCAAACCCGATTAACAACTATGACCTGGAAGCCAACATAGGCAACTATGCCCATTATACCGGAACCTACCAGGGCGAAAAAGGCAAACTGGAAATGGACTTTTGGCCGTTAAGTTATAATCTCGACAAAGCTAAAAAGCAATGGGGGCTGGATGCACCACGCATGTTGAAAGCGTTTGAGCACTGGTTTGGCCCCTACCCTTTTTATGAAGACGGTTATAAACTGATAGAGACGCCACACTTGGGTATGGAGCATCAAAGCGGTACAGCTTACGGCAATCACTATCGTAACGGATATTTGGGTCGTGATCTTTCAGGCACAGGCTGGGGTTTAAAATGGGATTTTATTGTGGTACATGAGAGCGGGCATGAGTGGTTTGGAAATAACATCACCAGTAAAGATCTGGCAGATATGTGGATCCACGAGAGTTTTACTAACTATAGCGAATCGCTGTTTATAGAAACCTATTACGGCAAGCAAGCGGGCCAGGACTACGTACACGGCACGCGAATGAACATCCAGAACGATGCACCAATCCTTGGCGCTTACGGTGTAAATAAAGAAGGCAGCGGCGATATGTATTACAAAGGCGGCAATCTGCTTAACCAAGTGCGCACCATTATCAACGACGACGAGAAATGGCGCAGCATTCTGCGTGGCCTCAACAAAACCTTTTATCACAAAACGGTTACCTACCAGGATATTGTAGGTTACATTAACCAGCAGAGCGGAATCGATCTGAATACTGTTTTTGATCAGTATCTAAAACATCCACATGTGCCAACATTGAATTTCATCACCATCAACGGCAAACTGATGTGCCGCTGGATTGCCGATGTACCGGGTTTTAGTATGCCGGTAAAAGTACGCGTGAAAGGTGGCGAATATAAATTTATTAATCCTAAAGGCAGGTTTACTCCGGTAGAACTGGATGGCGCAACAAAGGATAACATTGAAGTTGATAATTTCAACTACTATATTGCTACTATGATCGATTGA
- a CDS encoding fatty acid hydroxylase, with product MQALINIGIVILTIAGMEAISWAMHKYLFHGPLWFIHKTHHQQRHGLLELNDLFSIGFAALALWLMWAGRVSLDYRFWIGTGISTYGTIYFIFHDWFIHNRFKAFKSRNWYLMAIRRAHKIHHKSTEKNPSEEFGLLVVGRKWFKR from the coding sequence ATGCAGGCACTCATAAATATTGGGATTGTTATTTTAACCATTGCCGGGATGGAGGCAATCTCCTGGGCTATGCACAAATATTTGTTTCATGGGCCGCTATGGTTCATCCATAAAACGCATCACCAGCAGCGCCATGGTTTGCTGGAGTTGAACGACTTGTTTAGCATCGGCTTTGCGGCATTAGCTCTATGGCTGATGTGGGCAGGGCGCGTTAGTTTAGATTATCGCTTTTGGATAGGTACCGGCATCAGCACCTATGGCACTATCTACTTCATCTTCCATGATTGGTTTATCCATAACCGATTCAAGGCTTTTAAAAGTAGAAACTGGTACCTGATGGCCATCCGCAGGGCGCATAAGATCCATCATAAATCTACCGAAAAGAATCCTTCTGAAGAGTTTGGGTTATTGGTAGTGGGCAGGAAGTGGTTTAAGCGGTGA
- a CDS encoding X-Pro dipeptidyl-peptidase, with protein sequence MKKILTILFLFTAAYTGAFAQSDYVKEHYTKKDVYITMRDGVKLFTSIYTPKDASAQNKYPMIMQRTCYSIAPYGETKYPGSLGPSKYMMQEGYIFVYQDVRGRWKSEGTWTNMTPVIDNKKSKKDVDEGSDTYDTIDWLVKNVTGNNGRVGQWGISYPGFYTAAGILSNHPALKASSPQAPISDFFFDDFHHNGVLLESYFFTYPVFGVQKTDTTTKAWYNNSIINTGTKDGYQFLLDMGPLKNADKYYKDNFYWQETINHPSYDEFWQKRGLLKHYNKVKPAVMLVGGWFDAEDLTGPLAIFKTIEKKDPGAYNSIVMGPFGHGRWSRETGHTMHSNIYFGDSIATFYQKNIEQKFFNHFLKGNGDKNSGLPKAYMFNTGKNEWKTFDKWPSPGAVHEKLYLNNDGKLANTQPAAQGATTFVSDPLKPVPYTEDIPTTMGFTPHNYMSEDQRFAGRRTDVLVFQSDVLTDDVTLGGEIMAHLKVATTGTDADFFVKLIDVYPADEPNNPYMPNKSITLSNYQQMVRSEVMPTRFRKSFEKAEPMVANQKTELNFRVQDVLHTFKKGHRIMIQVQSTAFPLFARNPQKFVENPYKADESDYIKATHTVYNDSYFDVEVLK encoded by the coding sequence ATGAAAAAAATCTTAACCATTCTCTTCTTATTTACCGCTGCTTACACCGGCGCATTCGCCCAAAGCGATTATGTAAAAGAGCACTACACCAAAAAAGATGTATACATTACCATGCGCGATGGCGTAAAGCTGTTTACCTCCATTTATACCCCAAAAGATGCATCGGCACAAAACAAGTACCCTATGATAATGCAGCGAACCTGCTACAGCATTGCACCTTATGGCGAAACGAAGTATCCGGGATCTTTAGGGCCATCCAAATACATGATGCAGGAAGGATATATTTTTGTGTACCAGGATGTGCGCGGCCGCTGGAAAAGTGAAGGCACCTGGACCAATATGACCCCGGTGATTGACAACAAGAAAAGCAAAAAAGACGTGGACGAGGGATCGGACACTTACGACACTATCGACTGGCTCGTAAAAAATGTGACCGGAAATAACGGCCGCGTGGGCCAGTGGGGTATCAGCTACCCCGGGTTTTATACAGCCGCAGGAATTCTGAGCAACCACCCTGCATTAAAGGCATCATCGCCGCAGGCCCCCATCTCTGATTTCTTTTTTGACGATTTCCATCACAACGGTGTTTTGTTAGAAAGCTACTTTTTTACCTACCCGGTATTCGGCGTACAGAAAACTGATACCACTACTAAGGCCTGGTATAATAACAGCATTATTAATACCGGTACAAAAGACGGTTACCAGTTTCTGCTGGATATGGGTCCGCTTAAAAACGCCGACAAGTATTACAAAGACAATTTTTACTGGCAGGAAACCATTAACCACCCCAGCTATGACGAATTCTGGCAAAAACGCGGCTTATTAAAACATTACAATAAAGTAAAGCCTGCCGTAATGCTGGTAGGCGGCTGGTTTGATGCCGAAGACCTTACAGGACCACTGGCTATTTTTAAAACCATAGAAAAGAAAGATCCGGGCGCTTATAATAGTATTGTAATGGGTCCGTTTGGGCATGGCCGGTGGTCGCGCGAAACAGGACACACCATGCACAGCAACATTTATTTTGGAGATAGCATAGCTACTTTTTACCAAAAGAACATCGAGCAGAAATTTTTCAATCATTTCCTGAAAGGCAATGGCGACAAGAACAGCGGCTTGCCTAAAGCCTACATGTTCAATACCGGTAAAAACGAATGGAAGACTTTTGATAAATGGCCTTCCCCGGGCGCGGTGCATGAAAAGTTGTACTTAAACAACGATGGAAAACTGGCCAATACCCAACCGGCAGCTCAAGGCGCAACCACGTTTGTAAGCGACCCGCTGAAACCTGTCCCTTACACCGAGGATATCCCAACCACTATGGGTTTTACTCCGCATAACTATATGAGCGAGGATCAGCGTTTTGCGGGCCGCCGTACCGATGTACTGGTTTTCCAAAGTGATGTTTTAACCGATGATGTAACCCTGGGCGGCGAAATAATGGCGCACTTAAAAGTGGCAACTACCGGCACCGATGCCGATTTCTTTGTAAAACTGATTGATGTATACCCTGCCGACGAGCCTAATAACCCCTACATGCCTAACAAAAGTATTACACTGAGCAACTATCAGCAAATGGTACGCAGCGAAGTGATGCCAACCCGTTTCCGCAAGAGCTTTGAAAAGGCCGAGCCAATGGTAGCCAACCAGAAAACAGAACTCAACTTCCGTGTTCAGGATGTACTGCACACCTTTAAAAAAGGCCACCGCATCATGATCCAGGTACAAAGCACTGCGTTCCCGCTATTTGCACGTAACCCGCAAAAGTTTGTGGAGAACCCATACAAAGCCGATGAAAGCGATTATATCAAAGCAACGCATACCGTATATAACGATAGCTACTTTGATGTGGAAGTGTTAAAATAG
- a CDS encoding MFS transporter: protein MAAVTNSLNVQEKKSGLNPIIIIGALFFIFGFVTWLNSVLIPYLKIACQLNNIESFLVASAFYIAYLLMAKPSAWLLKIFGFKNGMAAGLVLIAVGALIFIPAALTRTYAVFLIGLFVQGSGLAVLQSASNPYITILGPPESAAKRISIMGIFNKFAGVLAPIALGAVVLKDIDAFSAKLLTLNEADKIVQLNELASRVILPYSIIVVVLLVLAVLIYFSGLPEIDTDHEDETVAAANSGKTSISQFPHLILGVVALFVYVGAEVIAGDSIIGYGGAHNIPLSTAKYFASGTLICMVLGYLAGIAFIPKYITQQKALVISAILGVILTLLALFTPKYVSIACIALLGLANSLMWPAIWPLALSGLGRFTKIGSSLLVMGIAGAAVFPPIYGLLIDKLKVAHGVANASQMAYWMLVPIYLFILYYAAVGYKAGKKVVS from the coding sequence ATGGCAGCCGTTACCAATTCGCTAAATGTTCAGGAGAAAAAATCCGGACTTAACCCCATCATTATTATTGGTGCTTTGTTCTTCATCTTCGGTTTTGTAACCTGGCTTAACTCGGTACTTATTCCCTATTTAAAAATTGCCTGTCAGCTAAACAATATCGAATCATTCCTGGTTGCCAGCGCGTTTTATATTGCCTACTTATTGATGGCCAAGCCCTCAGCCTGGCTGCTCAAGATCTTTGGTTTTAAAAATGGTATGGCCGCAGGGCTTGTGCTGATTGCCGTGGGGGCTTTGATCTTTATCCCTGCCGCGCTTACCCGCACGTACGCTGTGTTTTTAATTGGTTTATTTGTACAGGGCAGTGGGTTGGCAGTGCTGCAATCGGCATCTAACCCCTATATCACGATACTAGGACCGCCTGAAAGTGCCGCAAAGCGGATCAGCATCATGGGCATCTTCAATAAATTTGCGGGCGTGCTAGCCCCTATTGCGCTCGGCGCGGTGGTATTAAAGGATATAGACGCTTTTTCGGCTAAATTGTTAACTCTAAACGAAGCAGATAAAATAGTACAGTTGAATGAACTGGCTTCTCGGGTAATATTGCCTTACAGCATTATTGTAGTGGTATTATTAGTCCTTGCAGTGCTGATCTACTTTTCGGGCCTGCCTGAAATCGATACCGATCATGAAGACGAAACCGTTGCGGCAGCAAATTCCGGTAAAACCAGCATTAGCCAGTTTCCGCATTTGATATTGGGCGTTGTTGCCCTGTTTGTATATGTAGGTGCAGAAGTTATCGCCGGCGATTCTATCATCGGCTATGGCGGTGCACATAATATTCCGCTTTCCACCGCCAAATATTTCGCCTCGGGTACGCTCATTTGTATGGTGCTGGGTTACCTGGCTGGGATTGCCTTTATCCCAAAATATATTACCCAGCAAAAAGCATTAGTTATATCGGCTATCCTGGGTGTGATTCTTACCTTACTAGCCTTATTTACGCCTAAATATGTTTCTATAGCATGTATTGCGCTATTAGGTTTAGCTAATTCGCTAATGTGGCCGGCCATTTGGCCATTGGCGCTTTCCGGTCTGGGCAGGTTTACCAAGATAGGCTCCTCTTTATTGGTAATGGGCATAGCTGGTGCCGCGGTGTTCCCGCCCATCTACGGTTTATTAATCGATAAGCTGAAAGTTGCACATGGTGTTGCCAATGCATCACAGATGGCCTACTGGATGTTGGTACCTATCTACCTATTTATCCTGTATTATGCAGCGGTTGGCTATAAGGCTGGTAAGAAAGTAGTATCGTAA
- a CDS encoding putative toxin-antitoxin system toxin component, PIN family, with amino-acid sequence MANNSTRIILDTNLWISFLITKNVTKIDALLLSDEVTILFSEELLSEFLEVSLRQKFRKYFDIEQVTLLISAIDKSSETIQIKSQVDVCRDKKDNFLLALAIDGNADYLVTGDSDLLDLKTHGLTRNITMADFLKQPIS; translated from the coding sequence ATGGCAAATAATTCTACACGAATTATCTTAGATACCAATCTTTGGATCAGCTTTCTTATCACAAAAAACGTTACAAAAATAGACGCGCTACTTTTATCTGATGAAGTGACTATACTCTTTAGTGAAGAATTATTATCAGAATTTCTAGAGGTTAGCCTTCGCCAGAAGTTCAGGAAGTATTTCGACATTGAACAAGTCACATTGCTAATCTCAGCAATCGACAAGAGTTCTGAAACTATCCAAATAAAGAGCCAGGTGGATGTTTGCAGGGACAAAAAGGATAACTTTTTGCTGGCCTTGGCAATCGACGGAAATGCAGATTACTTGGTCACAGGAGATAGCGACCTGCTCGATCTAAAGACACATGGCCTAACAAGAAACATAACTATGGCTGATTTCCTAAAGCAGCCAATTTCATAG
- a CDS encoding DNA polymerase III subunit alpha, whose protein sequence is MPDFSHLHVHTQFSLLDGAADITKLYKKAAADGMKALAITDHGNMFGAFKFVAEAGKHGIKPIVGCEFYVVDDRHKKQFTKEKKDKRYHQLMLAKNAEGYQNLIKLCSLGYIEGLYSKWPRIDKELILKYHKGIIATTCCLGASVPQAILRDGEAAAEIEFKWWLDLFGEDFYIEMQRHDIPDQDIVNIVLAKFAKKYNVKVICSNDSHYVDQQDSNAHDILLCVNTGDLQSTPIATDEEGGKGYRFGFTNDQFYFKTKDEMGKVFHDMPESLDNTQEIVDKVDVLKLKRDILLPNYVIPPEFKIHSDMTPDADTLNQWEYLKHLTFKGAKERYIDISPEAEERINFELFTIRTMGFAGYFLIVADFIRAGRDMGVFIGPGRGSAAGSVVAYCTGITNIDPLKYNLLFERFLNPDRKSMPDIDTDFDDAGRQKVIDYVVDKYGKNQVAQIITYGSMAARTSIQDVGRVLDMPLSDVNALKKLVPDTLGINLKTAIEQVPELQAIYKSTDLKGIVLREAEKLEGSVRNTGVHAAGIIIAPYDLTEIVPVATAKDSDLLVTQYDGRVIEDAGVIKMDFLGLKTLTIIKDALRMIKLNHDVTIDIDYIPLDDQKTYELYQRGDTNGTFQFESDGMQMYLRDLKPDKFEDLIAMNALYRPGPIEYIPNFIKRKHGQEPIVFDLADMEEYLGETYGITVYQEQVMLLSQKLAGFSKGDADVLRKAMGKKQIEILNKMESQFMDGAIAKGHAKDKLTKIWNDWKAFAQYAFNKSHSTCYAFVAYQTAFLKAHYPAEYMSAVLNNQNNMEKITFFMEECRRMGLEVLGPDVNESALAFAASKKGVIRFGLAGVKGVGEKAVESIIEERNERGPYQSVYDFAQRSNTRSVNRKSYENLVYGGAFDEFGLNRAQFFAKTENGLLTGVERLIKYSNDYQNTKNSSQSSLFGGSVASYIPEPTMPEADEWPLIEKLKYEKDVIGIYLTGHPLDNYKLELEKYCNTTISELKDVQKARSGEGGEEVMANLANLRKRGEICIGGLVGNVQHKMTKMGKPFGTFVLEDYNESYEFAFFGEDYVKFRNLMVDGYFLHIKGLIEEKYRQKDNWDIKVTVMSLLSEMRDRLTKSITVSLDVKALNNQLVDSLLQLVSTNNEKYPAKSCSLKFKINDGEDSMYVNLSSKSHKVSPTDDLMAEIYTLTNVAAVLA, encoded by the coding sequence GGTTACCAAAACCTCATTAAACTCTGTTCATTAGGCTATATAGAGGGCCTGTACAGTAAGTGGCCCCGGATAGATAAGGAACTGATCTTGAAGTATCATAAAGGTATCATTGCTACTACTTGCTGCCTGGGCGCATCTGTTCCACAGGCTATTTTGCGCGATGGCGAAGCTGCTGCAGAAATTGAATTTAAATGGTGGCTGGATTTATTCGGTGAGGATTTTTACATCGAAATGCAGCGGCACGACATCCCCGACCAGGACATTGTAAATATTGTGTTAGCCAAATTTGCCAAGAAATACAACGTTAAGGTGATCTGCTCCAACGATTCACATTACGTGGATCAGCAGGATTCCAACGCACATGATATTTTGCTTTGCGTAAATACCGGCGATTTGCAGAGCACCCCCATTGCTACCGATGAAGAAGGTGGCAAGGGATATCGTTTTGGTTTTACCAACGATCAGTTTTATTTCAAGACCAAGGACGAAATGGGCAAGGTGTTTCATGACATGCCCGAGTCATTGGATAATACCCAGGAAATTGTAGATAAGGTGGATGTGCTGAAGCTTAAACGCGACATCCTGCTGCCTAACTACGTTATCCCGCCCGAATTCAAGATCCATAGTGATATGACACCGGATGCGGATACCCTTAACCAATGGGAGTATCTCAAGCACCTCACCTTTAAAGGCGCCAAGGAACGTTACATAGATATCAGCCCGGAAGCCGAGGAGCGCATCAATTTCGAGCTTTTTACCATCCGCACAATGGGTTTTGCCGGTTACTTTTTAATCGTGGCCGATTTCATCCGCGCCGGGCGTGATATGGGGGTATTTATTGGTCCGGGCCGTGGTTCCGCTGCAGGGTCGGTAGTGGCCTATTGTACGGGTATCACCAATATCGATCCGCTGAAGTATAATCTCCTGTTCGAGCGTTTCCTTAACCCCGATCGTAAATCGATGCCCGATATTGATACGGACTTTGATGATGCCGGCCGCCAGAAGGTAATCGACTATGTGGTTGATAAATACGGTAAAAACCAGGTGGCGCAAATCATCACTTACGGCTCAATGGCTGCCCGTACCAGCATACAGGATGTGGGCCGCGTATTGGATATGCCCTTATCTGATGTAAATGCGTTGAAAAAACTGGTGCCGGATACGTTGGGAATTAACCTGAAGACAGCTATTGAACAGGTGCCCGAATTGCAAGCGATCTATAAATCAACTGATTTGAAAGGTATTGTGCTGCGCGAAGCAGAAAAGCTGGAAGGGTCTGTGCGTAATACAGGTGTGCATGCGGCGGGGATAATTATCGCCCCTTATGATTTAACGGAGATTGTACCGGTGGCAACCGCTAAGGACTCTGATTTGCTGGTTACCCAGTATGACGGTAGGGTAATTGAGGATGCCGGGGTAATTAAGATGGACTTTTTGGGCCTGAAAACCCTGACCATTATAAAGGATGCCTTGCGGATGATCAAGCTGAATCATGACGTAACCATCGATATAGATTATATACCGCTCGACGACCAGAAGACCTATGAACTTTATCAGCGTGGGGATACCAACGGTACATTCCAGTTTGAAAGCGATGGCATGCAAATGTACCTGCGCGATCTGAAGCCAGATAAATTCGAGGATCTGATTGCCATGAACGCGCTTTATCGCCCGGGCCCAATTGAGTATATCCCAAACTTTATCAAGCGTAAGCATGGCCAGGAACCAATTGTATTCGATTTGGCAGATATGGAAGAATACCTGGGCGAAACCTATGGTATTACGGTTTACCAGGAGCAGGTGATGCTTCTTTCGCAAAAATTAGCAGGCTTTAGTAAAGGAGATGCCGACGTTTTGCGGAAAGCGATGGGTAAAAAGCAGATCGAGATCCTCAATAAAATGGAGTCGCAGTTTATGGATGGGGCGATTGCAAAGGGGCATGCTAAAGATAAGCTTACCAAGATCTGGAACGACTGGAAGGCTTTCGCCCAGTATGCCTTCAATAAATCGCACTCAACCTGTTATGCTTTCGTGGCGTATCAAACGGCCTTTTTAAAAGCGCATTATCCGGCAGAATATATGTCGGCAGTATTGAATAACCAGAACAACATGGAGAAGATCACCTTCTTTATGGAAGAATGCCGCCGTATGGGCCTGGAAGTTCTTGGGCCGGATGTTAACGAAAGTGCCCTGGCTTTTGCGGCCAGTAAAAAAGGCGTAATCCGTTTTGGATTGGCGGGTGTTAAAGGTGTAGGTGAAAAAGCAGTTGAAAGTATTATTGAGGAGCGTAACGAACGTGGTCCTTACCAAAGTGTTTATGATTTTGCACAGCGATCAAACACAAGGTCGGTGAACCGGAAATCATACGAGAACCTGGTTTATGGCGGTGCATTTGATGAGTTTGGCTTAAACCGTGCACAGTTCTTCGCCAAAACCGAAAACGGCTTGCTTACAGGCGTAGAGCGGCTAATTAAATACAGTAACGATTATCAGAACACAAAAAATAGTTCACAGTCTTCCCTGTTTGGGGGCTCGGTGGCGTCCTATATTCCTGAGCCAACCATGCCCGAGGCAGACGAGTGGCCGCTGATAGAAAAACTGAAGTACGAGAAGGATGTGATCGGCATTTATCTTACCGGCCATCCGCTGGATAATTACAAACTGGAGCTGGAAAAATATTGTAATACTACCATTAGCGAGTTGAAAGATGTTCAAAAAGCGCGCTCGGGCGAGGGCGGTGAAGAGGTAATGGCTAACCTGGCCAACCTGCGCAAACGCGGGGAGATCTGTATAGGTGGTCTGGTGGGTAATGTACAGCATAAAATGACCAAAATGGGTAAGCCGTTTGGCACCTTTGTGCTGGAAGATTACAATGAATCTTACGAGTTTGCATTTTTTGGGGAGGACTACGTGAAGTTCCGTAACCTGATGGTAGATGGGTATTTTCTGCACATTAAAGGTCTGATAGAGGAAAAATACAGACAAAAAGATAACTGGGATATCAAAGTAACGGTGATGTCTTTGCTCTCCGAGATGCGGGACAGGCTTACCAAATCTATCACCGTTAGCTTGGATGTAAAGGCGCTGAATAATCAGCTGGTGGATAGCCTGCTGCAATTGGTTAGCACCAATAACGAAAAGTACCCGGCCAAGAGTTGTTCGCTTAAATTCAAGATCAATGATGGGGAAGATTCAATGTATGTGAACCTTTCGTCCAAATCGCACAAGGTAAGCCCTACAGATGATCTGATGGCAGAGATCTATACATTAACTAATGTGGCGGCGGTGTTGGCTTAG